One window from the genome of Panthera leo isolate Ple1 chromosome D3, P.leo_Ple1_pat1.1, whole genome shotgun sequence encodes:
- the HIC2 gene encoding hypermethylated in cancer 2 protein produces MVSGPLALRWYAWAGRGDMGPDMELPSHSKQLLLQLNQQRTKGFLCDVIIMVENSIFRAHKNVLAASSIYFKSLVLHDNLINLDTDMVSSTVFQQILDFIYTGKLLPSDQPAEPNFSTLLTAASYLQLPELAALCRRKLKRAGKPFGSGRVSATGMGRPPRSQRLSTASVIQARYPGLMDGRKGAHTPQELPQAKGSDDELFLGGSSQEGVHGLSRAVCPASGEAGLGSCSTNGSSGGCEQELGLDLSKKSPPLPPATPGPPLTPEDPAQLSDSQHGSPLSASAPPVANSASYAELGGTPNEPMDLEGSEDNHLSLLEGPGGQPRKSLRHSARKKEWSKKEPMVGSPFERREAGPKGPCPGEEGEGLGDRVPNGILASTVAGGGPSGPYTEPPYSCKEEEENGKDGSEDSGQSGSEGGSGHAGTHYMYRQEGYETVSYGDNLYVCIPCAKGFPSSEQLNAHVETHTEEELFIKEEGAYETGSGGAEEEAEDLSAPSAAYAAEPRPFKCSVCEKTYKDPATLRQHEKTHWLTRPFPCNICGKMFTQRGTMTRHMRSHLGLKPFACDECGMRFTRQYRLTEHMRVHSGEKPYECQLCGGKFTQQRNLISHLRMHTSPS; encoded by the exons ATGGTTTCTGGGCCCCTGGCACTACG GTGGTACGCGTGGGCAGGGCGAGGGGACATGGGGCCCGACATGGAGCTGCCCAGCCACTCCAAGCAGCTCTTGTTGCAGCTGAACCAGCAGAGGACAAAGGGCTTTCTGTGTGATGTCATCATCATGGTGGAGAACTCCATCTTTCGGGCCCACAAGAATGTTCTGGCTGCCAGCAGCATCTACTTCAAGTCCCTAGTCCTGCACGATAACCTCATCAACCTGGACACGGACATGGTCAGCTCCACGGTGTTCCAGCAGATCCTGGACTTCATCTACACGGGCAAGCTGCTGCCCAGCGACCAGCCAGCTGAGCCCAATTTCAGCACTCTCCTCACTGCCGCCAGCTACCTCCAGCTGCCCGAGTTGGCAGCCCTCTGCCGTCGTAAACTCAAGCGAGCCGGCAAGCCCTTTGGCTCCGGACGGGTGAGTGCCACCGGCATGGGGAGGCCTCCCCGCAGCCAGCGGCTGTCCACAGCCTCTGTCATCCAGGCACGGTATCCGGGGCTCATGGACGGACGCAAGGGGGCCCACACCCCCCAGGAGCTCCCCCAGGCCAAAGGCTCAGATGACGAGCTCTTCCTCGGAGGCTCAAGCCAGGAAGGCGTGCATGGCCTGAGCCGGGCCGTCTGTCCCGCCAGTGGGGAGGCTGGCCTGGGCAGCTGCAGCACCAATGGGAGCAGTGGGGGCTGCGAGCAGGAGCTGGGCCTGGACCTGTCCAAGAagagccctcccctgccccctgccacccccGGTCCCCCCCTGACCCCGGAAGACCCTGCCCAGCTGAGTGACAGTCAGCACGGCTCGCCCCTctcagcctctgcccctcctgttgCCAACAGTGCCTCTTATGCTGAGCTGGGGGGCACCCCCAATGAGCCCATGGATCTGGAGGGGTCTGAGGATAACCACCTGAGTCTGCTGGAGGGGCCTGGTGGGCAGCCCCGGAAGAGCCTGCGGCACTCAGCCCGCAAGAAGGAATGGAGCAAGAAGGAGCCTATGGTTGGGTCCCCCTTTGAGCGGAGGGAAGCAGGGCCCAAGGGCCCTTGCCCTGGGGAAGAGGGCGAGGGGCTAGGGGACAGGGTTCCCAATGGCATCCTGGCCAGCACCGTTGCGGGGGGTGGCCCCAGTGGGCCTTACACGGAGCCCCCGTACTCctgcaaggaggaggaggagaatggcaAGGATGGAAGTGAGGACAGCGGGCAGAGTGGGAGCGAGGGGGGCAGCGGCCACGCCGGTACCCACTACATGTACCGGCAGGAGGGCTACGAGACGGTGTCCTATGGGGACAACCTGTATGTGTGCATCCCCTGCGCCAAAGGCTTCCCCAGCTCTGAGCAGCTCAATGCCCACgtggagacacacacagaggaggagcTGTTCATCAAGGAGGAGGGTGCTTACGAGACAGGCAGCGGGGGCGCCGAGGAGGAGGCTGAGGACCTGTCGGCACCCAGCGCGGCCTATGCTGCTGAGCCCCGGCCCTTCAAGTGCTCCGTCTGCGAGAAGACCTACAAGGACCCTGCCACATTGCGGCAGCACGAGAAGACACACTGGCTGACTCGGCCCTTCCCCTGCAACATCTGCGGCAAAATGTTCACCCAGCGCGGCACCATGACACGTCACATGCGGAGCCACCTGGGCCTGAAGCCCTTTGCCTGCGATGAGTGTGGCATGCGCTTCACCCGCCAGTACCGCCTCACTGAGCACATGCGCGTGCACTCGGGCGAGAAGCCCTATGAGTGCCAGCTCTGCGGAGGCAAGTTCACCCAGCAGCGCAACCTCATCAGCCACTTGCGCATGCATACTTCCCCCTCCTAG